A single window of Nasonia vitripennis strain AsymCx chromosome 4, Nvit_psr_1.1, whole genome shotgun sequence DNA harbors:
- the LOC100119936 gene encoding oxygen-dependent coproporphyrinogen-III oxidase: MAFKALRNWNRFYSMVNNETFRATTYKLRYVGAGLVATSVVVYSTKESNVHAAQPELNLKHFMAEPITSVEHLKKHRNDMKTKMELLIMKIQADFVKSLESLEEDDTRFKIDRWSRKEGGGGITCVMQDGQVFEKAGVNISVVTGTLPPSAVQQMRARGKQMDEGSLPFFAAGVSAVIHPRNPMVPTIHFNYRYFEVTNKDGSTQWWFGGGTDLTPYYLNEEDATHFHRTLQQACDKHDPTYYSKFKKWCDDYFHIPHRGERRGVGGIFFDDLDTPSQQEAYKFVESCAHAVIPSYIPLVEKHKNDGYGYAERQWQLLRRGRYVEFNLIYDRGTKFGLYTPGARYESILMSLPLTARWEYMHEPKPDSREGKLIDVLKNPRNWLDIKA, from the exons ATGGCATTTAAAGCTCTGAGAAATTGGAATCGGTTTTATTCAATGGTAAATAATGAAACCTTTAGGGCTACAACCTATAAACTTAGATATGTTGGTGCTGGACTGGTTGCCACAAGTGTTGTTGTCTATAGCACCAAAGAATCCAACGTCCATGCAGCACAACCAGAACTGAACCTCAAGCATTTCATGGCAGAACCGATTACCAGTGTAGAGCATTTAAAGAAACATCGCAATGATATGAAGACAAAAATGGAACTTCTTATTATGAAGATTCAGGCAGACTTTGTAAAATCTCTGGAATCCTTGGAAGAGGATGACACTAGATTCAAAATTGATAGATGGTCAAGGAAAGAAGGTGGAGGAGGCATTACTTGTGTAATGCAAGATGGTCAGGTATTTGAGAAAGCTGGAGTTAATATTTCTGTTGTCACTGGAACGTTGCCTCCAAGTGCTGTGCAACAAATGAGGGCCAGAGGAAAACAAATGGATGAGGGATCTCTACCTTTCTTTGCAGCTGGTGTTAGTGCAGTTATTCATCCTAGAAATCCAATG GTGCCAACAATCCATTTTAACTATCGCTATTTTGAAGTGACAAATAAGGATGGTTCTACACAGTGGTGGTTTGGAGGTGGCACAGATCTAACACCGTATTACCTGAATGAAGAGGATGCCACACATTTTCATCGTACTCTGCAGCAAGCCTGTGATAAGCATGATCCAACTTActattcaaaattcaaaaaatggTGCGATGACTATTTTCACATACCAcatagaggagagagaagaggagttGGGGGTATTTTCTTTGATGATTTGGACACCCCCAGTCAGCAAGAAGCTTATAAATTTGTTGAATCATGTGCTCACGCTGTAATCCCATCTTACATACCACTGGTTGAAAAGCACAAGAATGATGGCTATGGCTATGCTGAAAGACAGTGGCAGTTGTTAAGGAGAGGCAGATATGTAGAATTCAATCTTATTTACGATAGAGGAACTAAATTTGGACTTTATACACCTGGTGCTCGTTATGAAAGTATTCTGATGTCTCTACCTCTAACTGCTAGGTGGGAATACATGCATGAACCCAAGCCAGATTCAAGGGAAGGCAAACTGATTGACGTTTTGAAGAATCCTAGGAATTGGCTTGACATTAAGGCTTAG